In one window of Cynocephalus volans isolate mCynVol1 chromosome 6, mCynVol1.pri, whole genome shotgun sequence DNA:
- the LOC134380645 gene encoding biogenesis of lysosome-related organelles complex 1 subunit 5-like gives MSGGGIEAPVGCEAAPSGGGGRKTPAGSAHLVIKDLGEIHSRLLDHRPVIQGETRYFVKEFECKQLMTQSVDSSRGNRSEKRFIMTI, from the coding sequence ATGAGTGGTGGTGGGATAGAGGCTCCTGTGGGTTGTGAGGCCGCCccgagcggcggcggcggcaggaaGACCCCAGCGGGTTCAGCGCACCTCGTTATCAAGGATCTTGGAGAAATTCATTCAAGGCTTTTGGATCACAGACCAGTTATTCAAGGTGAAACTCGTTATTTTGTAAAAGAATTTGAATGCAAGCAGCTAATGACTCAGTCTGTAGACtccagcagagggaacaggagCGAAAAAAGATTCATAATGACCATTTAA